From the Aerococcus viridans genome, the window ATGAAAGTATTGAGGATATTGAAGATGGCGCAGAAGTGGCTATTCCAAGTGATATGACCAATGAAGCGCGTGCTTTACATATTTTAGACGCTCAAGGTTTGATTGACGTACCGGATGAAAGTTTTGTAACAGTTGATGATATTACGGAAAATGATAAAAACCTAAGCTTTACCCTTGTCGACTTGTTGAATTTAAATGCTTCGTATCAAGATGGTGTGGACTTAGTCTTTAACTACCCAACTTATATTTCAGAAATTGGTTTAACACCAGAAGAAGCGTTATTCCTTGAAGAAGATGATTCTAACCGTTTTGCCGTACAAATCGTAACTCGTGAAGGCAATGCAGATTCAGAAAAAATTCAAGCATTGAAAGCAGCCTTCACCTCACAAGAAGTCTATGACTACTTAGAAGAACTAGCTGCAAGTGGTCACTTAGTACCAGCCTTCGAAAATCCTTCAGAACAATAATTTGAACCAGTAATTAAGTAAGATTTCGGCTTATACTTTATCTATCATTGCCTTAAAAAGCAGTGGGCATGCTAGGTAAGCTCCGTCTGAAACTCTTTCTAGTAGAGATTAATAGGCTACTTAATTAAGTAAAAACTATTAAAGAACATGACTGATTTTTTTATGGTGGAAAACTAAATTTTAAAAGACAAATATTTTATAACTTAGACATGATCACTAATGATTATGTCTTTTTTTAGGTCATTTTTGATAGGTGCTTACTATTGATCGCTTATTCAGGTCAAATGATAACCGGAAAAGTTTATCAAGTTTTTTTGTCCAAAGTCTGACAAATACTGATATTAGGGTGTTTATTAATGAA encodes:
- a CDS encoding MetQ/NlpA family ABC transporter substrate-binding protein; translated protein: MKKGLLFTGVLSAGLLLAACGNGSESAESTATESAASSEDTVIKVASHTTPMTDIVELAAEVVEEPYTIELVEVSDNIQYNEAVLNDEADASFAQHEPFMEVFNEERNGDLVAIQPIYNAVVGFYAPEYESIEDIEDGAEVAIPSDMTNEARALHILDAQGLIDVPDESFVTVDDITENDKNLSFTLVDLLNLNASYQDGVDLVFNYPTYISEIGLTPEEALFLEEDDSNRFAVQIVTREGNADSEKIQALKAAFTSQEVYDYLEELAASGHLVPAFENPSEQ